The segment GATTTAATATTGATAGGAGCGCCGGTTTGTGGGTTGCGCCCTTGACGTGCCTTTCGTTTGGTCACGAGAAAGGTGCCAAATCCAGTCAGTGTGATCTTATCTTTTCGCTTCAAACATTTGGTAACATTCTTGGCGATTGAATTGATGGCTTTCTCCGCGGCAGCCTTGGAGATCTTGGTATCGGCAGCAACCTGGGAAATAAGTTCTGCTTTAGTCATAAGGTTATCCTCCTCAATTTAATTTAATTATTTGGACGCATTAACAAGTGAACGGGAAAAGCATACTCTATGCGCTCTAGGTGTCAAATAAAAACTGACGTCATTCTGAGTAATGTCATCCCCGCGAAGCATGCCCTCGACCACGATCGGGGGGTGGGGACCCATGATGCTAAAGAATCTTCCATTTCATCTGCAAATCGAGCCACGTCTTGGCGAATCCGGCTTAAGGCTCCCTCAACCCCAAGCAAAGGGGTTTCGGGTAGCCTCTTCCCGCTTCGCCAAGACTTTCCTCAAATATTTCCAGAATTGACGTAATGCCTCAGTTTTAGGGGTTTAGCTTTCCGAAACCCTGACTTGTGGAAAACAAGGTCCAGTGGACCTTGGCAAACACAAGTCAGCATAAGCATCTTACCGAGCTTGCTGCGCGAGAGCGACGAGTCATGAGCGTTAAAAAAATGTATGGTTTGTAGGAGTTAGGGTATGACCAGAGGGAATACACTAACTCCTAAACAAACCAACATTTTTTTGACGCGAATACGAGGAGTCCTTCGCCAAGCCTCAGGATAAACTCCGCGCGGGTTGAGGAAAGTTAAACCCCTAAAACTGGGGCATTACGGATTGGCTAAATTGCTAGTTGACCAAAACCCCTAAACCTGTAAAAATGTGTAATTAGTATGGACAAAGGGAACATTGATGGGCGTTACCGATGTATAAAAAAGCTCGCTGCTGGCGAATTGGCGGAGGTTTACTTAGTTGAAACCTCCGATGAAGCAACCCCACCAAGGTCTTTGGCACTCAAATGGATGAAGGGAAGGGCTGCGAGTAACTCCCATAAACGAGAGATGTTTTTAAGCGAACCCAAGATTTTAAAAGAGTTAAAACACCCGTGTATTTTGCGCCTCATTGCGGAAGGGCAGTGGGAAAAACGCCCTTATTTTGTGACCGAATGGGTGGAGGGCACCGATATTCGCAAGGCAAGCTTGGGTGCCAACCTCAACAAATTGCATTACCTTTTTTTGCAACTTCTGGATGTGCTGCATTACCTTCATGGCCAACATGTCTGGCATTTAGATCTTAAACCCGAGAACATCTTAATTTCCACCACGGGCCGGCCACGGGTTGTGTTGATCGATTTTTCCTTAGCCGGTTGGTTTGCCGACCATGAATCATCGCTTGGGCTGGTGGGCACCATCCCCTATGCGGCGCCAGAATTGGCCGAAGGCGTTCCCCCCAGTGTGCAAGCCGATCTTTATTCTTTAGGGGTGGTTCTTTATGAATTGGTTACCGGGCGCCTACCTTTTGTGGGCGAAGATTTAGGCAGAGTTTTGACTGAACAATTGCAAGGGCGTTTTCAGGCCGTGTGGGGGGAAGGTGAAACGGTGTGGCATGGTTTGGCGAATGTGATTGTCTCGATGTTGCAGCGTGACCCCAATGCACGACCCCAATCGGTATTGGAAATTATTCAACAGATCAATGCCAGCGAAAATGAGAATTACCAACTTCCTTTTGTCGAACTCTATGATGAAGTTTTGCAAAAAAGAATGGAACCTGCTGATTTTGAGCCCTTTACCGGGGATTGGAAGCAGGCAACCCAGCGACTTTTTGATTACTATAAAGAACGGGATTTTAAAAAGGCCTTTGCTTGGATCAAGAGTTTCTGGAAAAAACAATACTTTGCCGAGGCGCCTGCCGCATTTTTTCTAGAATGGGCTCGCCTCTTAGTTGACGCCAATCAATTAGAAGAATCTCAAACACTGCTAACGCTCGTTCAAACCCGAAAACAAATGGACACCTTTGAGCAGGGGCTTTTTTATGAAGTGAAGGTTAAGCGAGCTTGGACCGAACACTCGGTTAAAGAATTTTATGAGAATTTTGAAAAATCTTGGTCGTATTATGAAAAATCAAATTATACCTCAGGCACAATTCGGCTTTATATCTTTCGTGCCATGATGGAAATCCGTTTCAATCAACTCGAAGAGGCAAGTCGAGATTTAGGCGAGGCCATGGTATTGGCAGAGCAGGGCGGGCATAAATTCTATTATGTGTTGGCAAGGTCCCACATGGGCGACCTGGTTTACCTGCGCGGCGATTGGAGCCAGGCTGATGAACTTTATGAAATCGTCATCGATGATTATCGACGTTTAAAATATCCTTTGGGGCAAGCCTCGGGGCTACTCGATCGCTCCTTGGTGCAATTGAATTTAGGTAAATTAGTAGAAGCCAGGCGTTGTGCCTTAGAGGCTTATAAAATTGCCATGGAAAGGGGTTACACGCTGGTTTTGGGAAAGAGTTTATTCAACCTAGCGAGAATTGAAATTAGCCTGGGGGATCGCAGGGGTCAAATGGATTACCTCAATGAAGCCGTTAAATTATTTGAGGAGAAACAATTAAAATTTCCACTCATGGAAGCCTTGGTATCAAGGGCCTATGCTTTAAAAGCGGCGGGGGCAACGAATAAGACTTTAGAAGATTTAAATCGAGTGTTAGTAGAAGCCAAAGAAAATAATCCAGTGTCTTATTACCTTGCCTTATGGCTTAAAGCCACCATGATGGCTGAAAAGCTGATCCCTGAAACTGGTGCCCCTGATCAACTCATCTTAGAAGTGGTTGATTATTTCAAAAAGATCGAATCCAGCAAAATTTTATGGG is part of the Deltaproteobacteria bacterium genome and harbors:
- a CDS encoding HU family DNA-binding protein, coding for MTKAELISQVAADTKISKAAAEKAINSIAKNVTKCLKRKDKITLTGFGTFLVTKRKARQGRNPQTGAPINIKSANVPKFKPGKLLKSAVR
- a CDS encoding protein kinase, which produces MDKGNIDGRYRCIKKLAAGELAEVYLVETSDEATPPRSLALKWMKGRAASNSHKREMFLSEPKILKELKHPCILRLIAEGQWEKRPYFVTEWVEGTDIRKASLGANLNKLHYLFLQLLDVLHYLHGQHVWHLDLKPENILISTTGRPRVVLIDFSLAGWFADHESSLGLVGTIPYAAPELAEGVPPSVQADLYSLGVVLYELVTGRLPFVGEDLGRVLTEQLQGRFQAVWGEGETVWHGLANVIVSMLQRDPNARPQSVLEIIQQINASENENYQLPFVELYDEVLQKRMEPADFEPFTGDWKQATQRLFDYYKERDFKKAFAWIKSFWKKQYFAEAPAAFFLEWARLLVDANQLEESQTLLTLVQTRKQMDTFEQGLFYEVKVKRAWTEHSVKEFYENFEKSWSYYEKSNYTSGTIRLYIFRAMMEIRFNQLEEASRDLGEAMVLAEQGGHKFYYVLARSHMGDLVYLRGDWSQADELYEIVIDDYRRLKYPLGQASGLLDRSLVQLNLGKLVEARRCALEAYKIAMERGYTLVLGKSLFNLARIEISLGDRRGQMDYLNEAVKLFEEKQLKFPLMEALVSRAYALKAAGATNKTLEDLNRVLVEAKENNPVSYYLALWLKATMMAEKLIPETGAPDQLILEVVDYFKKIESSKILWEAYSDLGHYYLTQDYPEKAKYYLNLAKQTVDEYLESLPNAFKLSFLRDRKHLEIQNALNQLKRE